GAGCCGCGCTATGAAAAAGTGCTGCACAAAGAAGAAGGGAAAAAGATTGCAGACCGGATTATGAACTACGTACAGAACCCCGTAAATGCTTTTGTTTTTAATTTTGTGGATACCCTTGTGCACTACCGGTCGGATTCGGACGTGCTCAAAGAAATTGCGCCGGATGTACCGGCATTCCGCTCTCTTGCCCGCACCTGGTTTCAGCACTCCAATTTGCTGCAGATTCTCAAAGACCTGAGCACGAAGAACGTGCGCATTGTGATTACCACCGATCACGGCTCGGTAAGGTCGCTGCGGGATACCAAGGTACTGGGCGACCGCAACACTTCCACAAGCCTGCGCTACAAATTCGGGCGGCACTTAAAGGCAGACAAGAACGCAGCCATTATAGTCGATAACCCGGCTGATTACCGGCTTCCCCGCATTAATTCGAGCACTAATTACATCATTGCCAAAGAAGACTACTACTTTGTCTATCCTACGAATTATCACCGCTTTCAGAACAAATACCGCGACACCTTTCAGCATGGCGGCGCTTCAATGGAAGAGATGATTCTGCCGGTTTCGGTGCTTACCCCAAAGTAAGGTAAGGCGCCCCCTGATTAGCCTGCACGATTCACCGGAAAAACCCGCTGTAAATCATGCGGGCTAAATTATTAATTGGTGATACAGTTTTTAACCCGCATTATTCACCAAGAAATTTTCTTGCTGGCAAGGCGAAGCTAAAAACTCAACGGAAGGGTACCTAAGTACCCTGAGCATGAGTTTTCAGCTTCAACGCAGCCAGCGGGGAAATTTCGCAGCACAAGAATCACTTCGCTCGGTGCGCAGTGTCTTCACACCACACTGAAATTTGGGCCGCTGGTGTCTTTCACTAAGACTTATTCAAACTTAGGTTCAGCAAATAAATTCTATTTAATTGTGAATAATGCGGGTTAATCATTATAATCAGACCATTCTTTTCTAATCTCACGTACCTTTCCACGAAACAACAGCATTTTGAATCCGATTCTGTACTTCATTCGGGACATCAGAAAAACAGGCGCGGTTGCGCCAAGCTCGAAATACTTATGCAGCGACATGGTTCGCTTTCTTTCAGAAAAAGTACAGCAATCTTCCAGGCCCCTTCGGATTCTTGAACTCGGACCCGGCACCGGCACGCTTACAAAAGCTATTCTCCGCGTGATTCGCCCGCAGGATTCACTCGATCTCGTGGAAATCAACCCGCACTTTTGCCGTATGCTTCGCCGGGAGTTCCGGCACCCAAACATGCAGGTACACTATGCCGACCTTTTGGAATTCAACCCTGAAGAAAAATTCGACTACATTTTTTCAAGTATTCCCTACGAGAGTATTCCGGAAGAAGTAAGCAAAGGCATGTGGGAGCAAAAACTGAAGCTATGCAAACCCGGTGGCCTTATCTCTTATTACAAGTACGTGAACTTCAATCACTTCCGCTGTAAGTTCGAAAAGGAGCTTGTTGAAACCTGTAGTATTGACCGCTCCTTTGTGATTCGCAATTTCCCGCCTGCACAGCTGTTCACGCTTCGGATTGGAAAAGAACCAGAAGCCGCTCCTGCACCGGTCAAGCTTGCCCGGAAGAAAAACAGCAAACCCCGCTTTATGCTCACTGCCTGAATCAGGTGTGTAATTCCAGGTGAGATCGCTAAAAACGGAGCAAAATCAGGGATTTTGAAACGCAACAGGTCCGTTTTGCTTCAGCCAGCGCTCCGCTTCATGCCGCCGTGGATACAGTGAATCAACCAACGCCCAAAACTCCGGACTGTGGTTCATGTGCCGCAGATGGCACAGCTCGTGCACGTAAATGTAGTCCTGTACAAAACGCGGGCACTTGATCAGGCGCCAGTTCAGATTGATGTTACCCTTGGAAGAACAGCTTCCCCACTTGGTCCGCTGACTCCGAATGGTCACTTTGTGAAAGCTGAAATTGAATTCCTTTGCTTTCGCGATAAGCCTTTTGCCAATGTGTTGCACGGCCCAGTTTGAATACAGCCAGGTATAGAGACTTACACCGGGCTTCTCATATTTACTGATTTCTATTTTGAAGCGACCCTTCTCCAGTTCAAAGCGGGTTTGCGGGGCATTTTGGATGATATCCACCGGTACCCACTCCCCATCATAGAGCAAAAAGCCTTCATCAAAGCGGTTCAGCGATTTTACTTGCTCCTTTCGTGCGTTCAGTTTGTGAAGGTTTTCCTGTACCCAATCCCGTTTTTCATCCAAAAAGCCTTGCAGCTCCCCGTCGCTCACGCGGGATGGACCCGAAACAATGACCTCGTTCGGCTTTACCCGAATACGGATATGTTTCTGATTGCGGCGCCGCTCAAAGCGTACGACTCCGGTAAGTTTATCTTTGTGCTTCATGGAATACAGGAACTAATTCGCTCGCAGTTTAGCTGCCCAGTTTTTCTGTCGCGGTCCTAAGCCGGCTGATGACCTCCTCTTTGCCCAGGAGCTGCATGGTTTGAAACAGGTCAGGACCGCCGCCCAGCCCGGTAACTGCAATGCGTACCGGCAGCATGAGTTTGCCCATGCCTACCCCGGCATCCTCAACCACAGAAACCAGCGCGGCCTTCAGCTCAACGGCCCCGAATTCAGAAAGGCCGTCAATGGTGCGAATATACGTATTTACCAAATCAGCGGTATTTTCTTTCCAGGCTTTTTTGACCGGTTTCTCTTCGTAGGTATCCGGTGCCCCGAAAAAGAAAGAAGCTGCCTGCGGAAGCGCTGAGATGGTTTCAATACGCTCGGCCATCAGCCGAATAACGCCGGCGATAAAGGCATCGTCGCATCCAGAGCCAAGGCCCTCCTTTTCAAGTATATAGCGTGCGGCAGGCACCAGGCTTTCAGGGGCTTTGGCCCGCAGATACTGCGCGTTGAACCAGTGCAGCTTATCTTTGTTGAAAACCGCTCCGGATTTCCCCACACGTGCCAGGTCAAAAACCTCACACAGCTCATCCAGGGTAAACAGCTCACGTTCATCCCCGGGATTCCATCCCAGGAGTGCCAAAAAGTTAATAAGGGCCTCCGGCTCGTAAAACGCTTCGGCGTAGTCGCACACATTTACCATAATGCCCTGTTCCTCCGCCTTGCGTTTACTGAGTTTTCCGCCCGCAGGCGACATGATCAGCGGCAGGTGTGCCATCACGGGCGGCGTCCATCCCAACGCACGGTACAACAGCACATGCTTGGGCGCACTCGGCAGCCACTCCTCTCCCCGAATCACGTGACTAATGGCCATCTCGTGATCATCCACTACGTTAGCAAGGTGATAGGTCGGCAGCCCGTCTGATTTCATGAGCACCTGATCATCAACCTCAGACGTATCAAAACGAACGTGACCGCGCACCAGGTCATCGAACGCGATGGTCTCGCCCACGGGTACTTTCAGCCGGATAACGTAGGGCTCCTCCGAGCGCAGACGCTCCTGCACTTCTTCTTCCGGCAGGGTCAGGCTGTTTTTCATTTTGTTCCGGATGATAGCA
This genomic stretch from Cyclonatronum proteinivorum harbors:
- the gltX gene encoding glutamate--tRNA ligase is translated as MSSTPVRVRFAPSPTGLLHIGGLRTALYNYLFARRNGGTFVLRIEDTDQKRYVADAEKDILSSLKWAGLAVDEGPEVPGACGPYRQSERSDLYRRYATELVASGKAYYAFDTPEEIEAVREAEGETFRYDAIIRNKMKNSLTLPEEEVQERLRSEEPYVIRLKVPVGETIAFDDLVRGHVRFDTSEVDDQVLMKSDGLPTYHLANVVDDHEMAISHVIRGEEWLPSAPKHVLLYRALGWTPPVMAHLPLIMSPAGGKLSKRKAEEQGIMVNVCDYAEAFYEPEALINFLALLGWNPGDERELFTLDELCEVFDLARVGKSGAVFNKDKLHWFNAQYLRAKAPESLVPAARYILEKEGLGSGCDDAFIAGVIRLMAERIETISALPQAASFFFGAPDTYEEKPVKKAWKENTADLVNTYIRTIDGLSEFGAVELKAALVSVVEDAGVGMGKLMLPVRIAVTGLGGGPDLFQTMQLLGKEEVISRLRTATEKLGS
- a CDS encoding M48 family metallopeptidase, with amino-acid sequence MKHKDKLTGVVRFERRRNQKHIRIRVKPNEVIVSGPSRVSDGELQGFLDEKRDWVQENLHKLNARKEQVKSLNRFDEGFLLYDGEWVPVDIIQNAPQTRFELEKGRFKIEISKYEKPGVSLYTWLYSNWAVQHIGKRLIAKAKEFNFSFHKVTIRSQRTKWGSCSSKGNINLNWRLIKCPRFVQDYIYVHELCHLRHMNHSPEFWALVDSLYPRRHEAERWLKQNGPVAFQNP
- a CDS encoding class I SAM-dependent methyltransferase, whose product is MNPILYFIRDIRKTGAVAPSSKYLCSDMVRFLSEKVQQSSRPLRILELGPGTGTLTKAILRVIRPQDSLDLVEINPHFCRMLRREFRHPNMQVHYADLLEFNPEEKFDYIFSSIPYESIPEEVSKGMWEQKLKLCKPGGLISYYKYVNFNHFRCKFEKELVETCSIDRSFVIRNFPPAQLFTLRIGKEPEAAPAPVKLARKKNSKPRFMLTA